GGATTCTGTAAGAACCAAGACATATCAAAATGTTATTTATCAGAATAGGTTTTTATTCAAGAATAAAGTAGTTCTTGATGTCGGTGCTGGGACTGGGATTTTATCACTATTCTGTGCCAAAGCAGGGGCAGAACATGTCTATGCTGTGAGTTTGTCTTTCCTTTTATCATTCTTGTCTTATCAGTCATGATGTTCTATTGATATCTGGAATTTATATATTGTCATGTATTCCAAATTACTTTCAAATAaaccattttaaattttaacaactCAGGTCGAGTGCTCTGATATGGCGGACATGGCTAAGGAGATAGTTGAAACTAATGGTTACTCTAAAGGTTGGTATCATggatatattttatgttttcattttcattttcagtaTATTCCCTTGTGGTAGATTGATGAATTTTGAAAGCCACTCACTAATTACTATGATGTTATTTTCTACAGTTATAACAGTTTTGAAAGGGAAGATTGAAGAACTTGAACTTCCAGTTCCTAAAGTTGATATAATCATTTCGGAATGGATGGGATATTTCTTGTTGTTTGAGAATATGTTAAATTCTGTGCTCTATGCACGTGACAAGTGGCTTGTAAGTTATATTTTCGTTATTGTTGTGTTGATAGTTAGTTGATTATATATTCTGCATGTACTAGAATTGGGTGGTTCTCaatttgatttttcttctttttgcatAGGTGGATGGTGGAATTGTGCTACCGGATATAGCATCTCTCTATCTTACTGCAATTGAAGATAAAGACTACAAAGAGGATAAAATAGAGTGTGAGTTATTGACCTCTTGCTAAATATGATTATGTGTCTTCTATACTTGAAAAGATGTCCAAACCAATACTTGTTAAATttcgtttttaattatattatgcCTTCGTTTGACATATCAGTTTGGAACAATGTATATGGGTTTAACATGAGCTGCATCAAGAAGCAAGCCTTAATGGAGCCTCTTGTTGACACAGTTGACCAGAATCAGATTGCAACAAACTGTCAGCTACTAAAGGTTGGTAATTGCAGATCTGATGATGCTTTAATGTTTGATGTACCTTGCATTGTATGTTTCATATAATGTCTACaatagtaaattttttattttagattcaGGTCAATAATTTCTTGTTAGAATTGCATGATTTGCACTGACTGGTTCATCTTTGTTCAGACAATGGACATCTCAAAAATGTCTTCAGGAGATTGTTCATTCACAGCACCTTTTAAGCTTGTAGCTGCTCGTGACGATTTTATTCATGCTCTTGTGGCATATTTTGATGTATCATTTACAAAGTGTCATAAATTGATGGGCTTCTCAACAGGTCAATTTCTTTCTACTTCAGTTCTGTATAGTCGTGGTTTGGTTTTTTCCCCTTAATATTTTGGTGTTATTATCTATCAATCGATGGTAATTAATactatattttaaacattaaactCTTCCTTTTGATTAAGGCCTAAATGATTAAATACTTCAAAGGAGAGAAGGGGTGAGTATAATTAGAAAGGATGAACATTGAAGTTGATTTATTgatgttttttataatttacaCTTAGAAGTATCAAGTATGAACCGACATTGCTTCTGAAACTTTGTTGCATGTATGCTCTGAGAATTGGTTGTTGAAAACTTGTATGCAAGAGTTCTGTGAAGAGTCTTCGTGTTTATTGTTCCTTCTTTGTTGTGGATTGTGTGGTCTCACCTATTTGTGCATATATATGCAGGGCCAAGATCACGGGCTACACACTGGAAACAAACAGTCCTATATTTGGAAGATGTTTTGACCATTTGTGAGGGCGAGACAATTGTAGGGAGCATGACTGTGGCTCCAAATAAAAAGAATCCTCGGGATGTCGATATAATGCTCAAGTATTCATTGAATGGCAGGCGATGCAATGCTTCAAGGGTTCAGTATTACAAGATGCGTTGAGTCTAGTTTTATTGAGTCTCGCTTTCCCTATGCACTCCAATTTTGTGAGATTTTGAAAACAATTAGAAGCTCCCAATTGAGGATTGTATCTTTGATTGttttttcatttgaattttttctcATATCTTTTCTCAATTCTGTTTCGGTCCCTTCTGGATGTAATGATGAAATTTGAAAATCTATTTATTGTTTGTCCAGAAGACGATATCAACAACTATATTGCCTTTAAGTATGCCAGTTTGCTAGTGTCgatacttttatttattgacATCATCACCGGATGATAAATAATCCTGAGACCATGTggattacttgaaattgtttatgtttatgCTGTAATCAAAGTTTTAAATGGCAAAAGATTTAGGTTTTGTTTCATAAACAACTTATTTAACAACCTAAGGTAAAATAAAGTCATATATAAGCTATTTTTACTTTACAAGATAAggtaaaataaagtcaaactgtttttatataatctataagttgttttcataaactatctgggataatttatgtaaattagttaaaaattgtttagacatactataagttgttttttaAGTGTTTTCAAACCGTTTTGTGAGTGTTTATTActgtaaataaatttaaataagtcaACTTAAACAATGTATTCTCCAAATAAGTCTATAATACTGATTATTGAGgtgattttgtcaattttttctatAAGCAAGAGATGGGTTGCTTCCAACAAATTTTTTCTATCTCTCTTAACAAATATGGTGTGTCATAAGTGATAGATTTTTTAGCTCCTTAATCATTTTCGTACAGGGATAGTTTGGTTTATTAATACAAATCATTCTAACTCCAAAAAGTTAAAGCAAACATGTTAAATGAAATTTACATCATAGTACTTGATATATAAAGTTATGAACATTTCATTTCATATGATGTTATACATTTTacaatattaactatattttgcaaatgtatttttttattagcatGATTTTCTTCCTCTTTAACATTAATAAGAGAATGTAAAGGTTATATTTGATAAGAGATATCAACTGTTCATTTTAGTGAATGTGTCAATCTTAtataatatgtaaaaatatttaacataagagaaatttaaaacaattttagtAACTATTAGGATTTGAGTTTTCTTGATTCTATTAACTGTTCATTGGTGATGTGACACAGTAAATTGAGTgacaaaattttcataaaaatagatgtcAATGAATCTCAAAGTGGGGAAGGGTGAACATTGAACTCCCTAGGGAACATCTTAAGCATCACTGTAGTTTAGCTGATATACATCCACCCTCATGCATAATTGCCTCACTAATAAAATACACGTAGATACCAAATCCTTGATTGGAATATGAATCATTCAAAGTGGTGATTGTAATGTTCTCATTTGATTGCTTCCAAATATTCCTACTTCCAATCTGTCTTGTGTGTAGTACCAGTAACCAAACATTGTGAAAATATCTTGAAGTTATTTTCCATAATCAGGAGATGCAGGGTTAGTTTATGAGAGCTCTAAAGCTCCGACTTCGAACTCTTCTTGGAGGAGGTTGTCTTCTTTCCCTTCCACCACTGTCGTATATGACTTGAAACTTTGGTTGCGTGTTTCTTAAGCGTTGCACTTGTGTCCACTATTCCTTTTCTTATCTTCTGTTTCCAGTCgccttttttgttttcttttgatCTCAAAACTTTTCCCTNNNNNNNNNNNNNNNNNNNNNNNNNNNNNNNNNNNNNNNNNNNNNNNNNNNNNNNNNNNNNNNNNNNNNNNNNNNNNNNNNNNNNNNNNNNNNNNNNNNNNNNNNNNNNNNNNNNNNNNNNNNNNNNNNNNNNNNNNNNNNNNNNNNNNNNNNNNNNNNNNNNNNNNNNNNNNNNNNNNNNNNNNNNNNNNNNNNNNNNNNNNNNNNNNNNNNNNNNNNNNNNNNNNNNNNNNNNNNNNNNNNNNNNNNNNNNNNNNNNNNNNNNNNNNNNNNNNNNNNNNNNNNNNNNNNNNNNNNNNNNNNNNNNNNNNNNNNNNNNNNNNNNNNNNNNNNNNNNNNNNNNNNNNNNNNNNNNNNNNNNNNNNNNNNNNNNNNNNNNNNNNNNNNNNNNNNNNNNNNNNNNNNNNNNNNNNNNNNNNNNNNNNNNNNNNNNNNNNNNNNNNNNNNNNNNNNNNNNNNNNNNNNNNNNNNNNNNNNNNNNNNNNNNNNNNNNNNNNNNNNNNNNNNNNNNNNNNNNNNNNNNNNNNNNNNNNNNNNNNNNNNNNNNNNNNNNNNNNNNNNNNNNNNNNNNNNNNNNNNNNNNNNNNNNNNNNNNNNNNNNNNNNNNNNNNNNNNNNNNNNNNNNNNNNNNNNNNNNNNNNNNNNNNNNNNNNNNNNNNNNNNNNNNNNNNNNNNNNNNNNNNNNNNNNNNNNNNNNNNNNNNNNNNNNNNNNTTCCCTACAAGTTGCAGTTTTATTCCAAACATCAGttattatttaacattttaagtCAATGTTAATGTAATCATAGAAAAACACATTTCTATcattataaatgaaatatatagtTGTACCAATTTCGAGGGAAAGTCTGCCTCATCGTCAACCTCatcctcatcatcatcatcatcatcgtcatTTTCAGCACCGAAATTATTCTTCATTAAATCATCTCTTGAGTACATTTTCATGCCGGGTGCTCCTGGCATGCCCTAAAGCAAGAATCGAGTACGGTATGATCATAATGTATTATTACTTGGAATATAATGCATCATGGAAAGTCATGTAAATAtgtaaaaggagaaaaaaaaaagtgaaatacCTCCATAGATTTTAGTAGTTTTTCCATTTCAGCCTCCTTCGAAGACTTAGCAACAAATGGTTCACCAGGAGTCCTGTCCTGTAACACACAAATTGACCTTTAGATGACAACATAAGCAAAAAGATCTTAGGATGGAACTGAAACAGTTTTCCTTTGCACAATGCTcaactttctttgtttttaatttttatgatggtgttttcattttcttgatTGACAATGAATCCTATAAACTCAAGTTGATAGCTTCATAAAGTGCATGAACCATACAATACCAAGCAAGAGAACAATCATAGTGTTACAAAAAATGGAGATTATAACAAACTTAATACTACATAAAAGAAGATTAAACATATTTATCACAAACCTGTATAAGTCAATTTTATCAAAGTTTACCTTAGGGACAGGTGGTGGCTTGGTATTGCATGCTTTACTAAGGTCTTTGCATAGATATTTAATCAATGAGTCAATATCAGGCTTGGAACTATATAGATATTCAGCAACATCAGTATCAGAATATCCCATAACCTGCAAATACCAAATTACTAATTTAGGAATcacaaaaccaaaaaaaattggAAGTGAAAATAATTGAAACTTGAAATATACAAATACATAACCAGCAGAGAAAGCACAACTTAAATCATGAACGGTACAACATCAACAGTTTTCGAAATTGAAAGAGTAAACAAATATCAATGAAACTTGTACCTTTATTTCTCCTACAATTTTTCCATTTCAGaaccaaaagagaaaaaaggTGTATAATTCATTGGTAACAAAGAGATGAAAAAAGTATCATACATCTTGACAAGCACGCTCAATTGTCTTGCATTCAGAATTGCACTGTCCTTCAGAGTCATGTTCCTCCAGCTGATATAAACACCAAAAAAATGGCATTGCAATGTCAAACTATAAAACAATATTTCCACTAAGGCACAAAACAATGAGCATCTATGAAGTATGGATACCCACATGTACATTGGACACGACATTAATACTGACACAtcaacacaaaaaataatttgaaataaaaaattaattgaatgtaatcaatgtGGACACACCTTCTATCTGAAGTGTCTGTGCTACAAAGATGATCATACATTATGACCATTGACCACAAGGGTCTAGTGCAAGTAGTTGGTGCGCCGTGTGTCAGTGTTGTAAACTCTATGATACCCAATTCGATTAATACTCTACAAAAACTTGACCATAATTTATACATATTGAAAAGTTGGATCCTCTTACCTCCAACCTATCTTCTTTTTCAACAATATCTATACGCAATATCCAATCAGCTTCAACCTTTTTCAGATTACAAACATTCTCTGCTATCTCAATGATCTGATACTCCGAGATCTAACAACAACCAAAAACCACACAAAAAAGTGAAAAGCAATTAAAATCCAAGCCAACCAAACAGAAAAACCAACACAACAATGAAGCACggaatcaaaaatcaaaaacctTCTTGGGAGAAATCTCAGCTTTTTTGTTCTGAACTTGCTGATACAACTGTTTAGCGAGAATCTCACAAACTTGACACTTTATATAAGGTATATCCTCTTTTCTAGCGATCCCAACAGGTTTTTTGGAACAGTGTGAGAGAGGAATCCATGCTGCAATAACCACTGATACAACTAGAAACCAATACACTCCCTTCATGTTCCCCACAACAAACACAATCTCACGCACACCCAACCAGGAATCGAAAAATAGATCCttaaaaagatgaaaattttcaacaaaactTAGAGAATCATTTGGTGGGTAAGTGAGTAACACCAAAAAAATAACCAACCTAAACCTTATTATTAATCTCgtcgaaaaaaaaaaccttattattaatattaattaatatatacgTTAATTTTTCATATGTGATTGGTCCAcgtaagaagaaaaaaagtgggTCCCATCTCCTCAACCAATAAGGTTTAAGATAACACGTAATACACCTTCAATTTAAGATTCATATTTCGAATTTTcccatgaaaaaaaaaaatccaatttttctTTAGTCCATGTTTGAAGTCAATGCAAAAAAACTAGACCCACAAAAAGAACCAGCATTTGGCCCAAACCCGAAATTGAAACCATGATAATATCTTGTAAAAAATGCCTCTTCTGataaaccctaaaaccctaaaAGAGAGATTTTGACCTAAAAAAACCCTTTTGCTTGCACAAAAAAAAAGCCCTTTTGCTTCTGTCTTTGTTTTCATGGAAGTAACAGGTTTGGTTCCTCTTGTGGGTGAAAACTATGACGTAAAGATGAAAAATTCCATGCAAGATATTTTATCCGAGATTTCCAAAGAATCCCCAAATTTTTCTCATTTTGTGGATGCATTTTATGAATTGATGCAAGCCAAAGTTGACCCACCTTTTGAAGTGATATGGGTCTATGCTGCAATCAAATTTGGTtaccaaaattttgaaaaaggtGATACATTGGATCGAATTTTATCGGCAAAAGGATTGTTTCAGTTGTTATCGTCATGTTCTGTTTCTGCTGGTGCTTCAAAGAGTGTTGCTTTACTTGCCCCTGTTGTTTTTGTGGTGCAAAAGGTGGTTTTGGAACTGTTTGGAAAAGAGTTGAAATTGAAAAGGGAGAAGAAAGCAATGAGGGAAGTGAAATCTTTGGTTGATGTTGTTCTTGGGTATATGAGTATTTGTTGTAGTGAAATTTCTGATGAGGAaaattttgatttggttttGGGTTTTACTAATTTGGCTTGTCTTTGGGTTGGAAAAAATGATGGGTTTGAGTCCTTGTTGCCTCTTGTGAGTAGTGATGTTTGTGGTTGGCTTTGTGCTAGAGAGTTTGATGTTGGTTACTTGGCTGGTGCTGTTTTCATGGAAGTGTTTTTCCTTAAATTATGTTTGTCTTTTCATTTGGAATTGTCAAGAGATGAATTGGAAATTAACCTCAAGAGTTGGATTGTTGGCTCAATAACTAGCTTTCAGAATGTGTACTTTTTGGGTgagattttgttttgtttttggtttaaatataaatttaaatttcctGCTTCATTTTACATTTGttatgacttatttatttagatcTATTTTTTTGAGCTTATCTATAGATAAAAACCATTGTGAGACCGTTTTGGAGACCTTATAGATTATAGAACAAACTTATGTCATGTCTATAAGCTGTGAAAACTCATTCCACAAACTCTTTAGGATACCTTGTGAAAACCGtatgtttggataaacaacttataGCATAAACACTTATAGTATAAGCTCTTATGTATTTTTGTATAACATAGTGTTATAAcatagcggaatttgaacaaatcgccATTGCTCCACGATGTACTAttagtacaaagtgttgtcaaatagccgcTATTGCGGCGCTAGAGCACTATAGCAcagtggaatttgaacaaactatCATTTTCAGTGATTTGCAATTGACAACACTGAATAAAGTCAAtggttttatataagctatcaAGAGAAAACTAGCTAAAAAGTTCTTATGAACATTTTGTAAGCTTTATGGCAGTAGATAAGCTCAAGTAAGCCAATTCAAATAGACCTTATAAcctatatgaaaataattttacttaactttatattttgttatagaaatagcttaGTTTGTACTTAAAGACTATGTTATAAATGCTTACTTAAGCTGTCTATTCAAACAGGGCGTTAGccttatatttgttttaaatctTTTCATTGATGAACTAATTTGGATCATGGATAAATTCCATTGAACACACTTGATAATTTAGTTTCTAGATTTATTGAATTGTGTTTCTCATTTTTGTTGTCACTTGTTTAATGTGGATTTAACTTTTGTGCAATCAGAGATTCTAATGAGGACAACATTAGAGACACCTTTGCCACTGATCTCAATATTGGTTAGTATTTCATTCTTGTCATTTATTTCATCCTTTTTTGCAAGACAacaatcaaatatttgtttcaagtCATTATGTAAGCCATTGAAGTTGTTCACATTTGGATATGTCTGTGCAGAAACCTGAAGACGAAATTCTGTTGAGAACAGTTCTGTTTGATGCTGTACTATTGGTAGAGTACCCTTTTCTCTATCAAAATGCCACCCACATAAAAAATCTTACCTTGACCAGATTGATTACTACTCATGAAGCTGTAGAGTATTTTAGGTATGACAAATTAGTTATTGTATTATGTGTTCTACACTCACTCGCACGCACGCGCACATATATTATACCTATCTCTTTATTCAACATTTGAtgcataataattaatatcaattaatGGTTTGTTGTAGGGAACTTGATCAGAATAGAGTAATCTCTTATATTAAGGCCTTTTCTTCTTCCAATATACCTTCACAAATAGTTAAATTGGTTACAAGCCAGAATGGGCTCGACGAAAAAGCGGGCGCGCCAAATGGATTATCACCGAAAGGTCTTATAAGTAAGTAGATCTGGCTCTTCTAATATCTATGGATGTAGAAATGGTATTCACTATTCAATGCAATTACAGCTACTTATTTCATAATAATTCATTCTAGATTGGTTGCTGAGCCTTGAAAGTCGAGGACTTTTTGTTTTCGAAGACGATATTTTAAAAAGCCACGCTAAGTTATCTCTTGATATTTCCCACACGGAGCAACCGACCGGTGCCTTAGACAGCAAGATAACAGACGATGGCCTTTTTTACGTCGACAATGTTGGAGAAGAGGAGAATAGAGCCGAGGAGGATAAACAAAACAATACAATTAGCGACGCGTTTGTAGCAGCCGCACAAACTATGAAGTCAAATGACAATGAAAGtcgaaaaagaaaatcaaaaagcAAACGAAAGAAGATTAAATTTGTTAAGTATGACCTACTTCAAAACTCTGTTGGTGTCAAAGCTGGAACTTCAGCCCCAACAAATGATAGTTCAAGTGGTGAGAGTGAAGTGGAGGATCCAAATTCAGATTCAGATTCAGATTCCTAAGTTAGAGTTACAAACTCATAGTTCAGTTTTGTCATATGATTATTATATTTTCCTGTGCTTGATAATTTAGTTCAAGACAGGCTGTAACAACTTTTGGCAGTCACATTTCATTTACATCAGAACTATCTTATCTGTTGTGTGTAGTTAGTATTGCATTCctattattatgattatgataTTAAAAGCCAAATTGAAAGAATATACAACATTAAAGaatagaagaataaaaaaaattattctccaACTTATTTCACCAAtttcacaattaaaaatttaaaataaaaggtaGTAGttattacatataaaaaaattaaagtgcaTCAAGAAGTTTAACTGTTTCTATAGCGcaataagaaaaaatagataGAGAGACATAAGCGTAGATGTCTAAATGCTAATTAAGATAAATATTGAAGTGCAATTTTATtgtgttgtaaaaaaaaataagtattttagaTTTGTTAAAGTGTATTAGATTATGATATGaaaggatttaaaaaaaaaaaaaaaaaaaagcaacgtattaatttattgaataataTCATTTGAGCacatttttctaattattacaaaaaaaaatcgtATGCTATCAAgcacaaattattttttgtttaacttTGAAGATGGTAAAAGCCAGAAAAGTTAAGTTAACGATATTAAATAATGTtgaacttttattattttatctaaatttttaaattaaatattaaatagttaaGTTAATGATATTTAAAGTATATCTcataatgaatttttgtaaaaaaatatgaattaaaattgataaacgAAAATTTAACAGCAAATAGTACGAAAACAAATCAATTCAGTAACAGTTTCACTCAATTATTGCTTTTGAACAGTCCGATTTtgtaatttgaaattaaaatatataatttatatttatgttgatgatttgttttttaaattaaagatatgatattttatattattatatatatatagatccATGAATAAAAAAGtgtagagaaagaaaaaaagctGCGCAGACAATAAAGAATCGAGTTGGTGTATGAGTTGGGTGTTGCTGGTTGGATGTTGAGAACAAACTGAGAGAGACGCACCTACCTAAGTTAAGcatcaattcaattcaattcaattcaattcaattcaatttgcTAAGGATTTGTTTCTTATCAATCCAAATCTATATTCAATTTCTCTCTCTGAATGGCAAATCAGAGAGAGGACATGCTCGATCACGTACCTCTTTTCGCCAAGGAGCTTCTCGCCGGTGGCCTCGCCGGTGGTTTTGCCAAGACCGTCGTTGCTCCTCTCGAACGCGTCAAAATTCTCTTTCAGGTTTTCTATTTCATATCATTATCTCTGATCTGTTTCTCTTACATCTATATCTTCAATTTAACTAACTCTAACTAACTCACTTTAATGGTTAGTTACTTACttactttgttattttttactAGTGATAATAAAGTTAGTTAGTTTGTTAAACCTCTACTAGCTCTATAAATAGAGCTATTGTATTTAttgttttgtaatatttttaatcatttaatatgaaatagtctaaataattttcttatgtATCAAACTTATTTTCAATATGAGATACATCTCAAATTCTATGATCCCATGGTTTCTAACAATAATTTTGAGTAAACATCTCAATTTTGTGTTATAATTTTCACTTCCTTCGGTTGTCATGTTTTTggtacttttttttaatgtttttcgTGTTTCATAGCTAGTAAAGTAAAGTAAGGATCATGAGCAAGATTGCGCGAATGTTTGGAGAAAATGGCTTGAAACAGATATATGAAATTTTGTCATGTGTCATTAGTGAATGAATTATCTTAAACTAGATGAATAGATAGATAAATTAGTATCATTCTTTGCAGACCAGGAGAACCGAGTTTCATAGCACGGGATTGTCCGGATCAGTTAGCAGAATCTTCAAAACAGAAGGTGTTTTGGGTTTCTACAGGTATTCAGAAATCTTAGGTGCTTTTTTATCTTCTATTAAATAATCAGAATCACCCATGTGAAATTATTTGCAGGGGAAATGGAGCAAGTGTGGCAAGGATTATTCCTTATGCAGCTCTTCATTATATGTCCTATGAGGAATACCGCAGATGGATTGTGCTAACTTTTCCTAATGTTTGGAAAGGTCCTACCCTTGATCTTATGGCAGGCTCACTCTCTGGAGGGACAGCTGTACTTTTTACTTATCCGCTTGACTTAATTCGGACTAAGTTAGCTTATcaggtaaaatatattttttttatcagaaaTCAAATCAATTGTGATTATGTAAAGTGTAAACTACACTGCATTTGAAACTGAAACTGCAGGTTGTTAGTCCAACAAAGTTGAATGTTTCGGGAATGGTAAATAATGAACAAGTTTATAGAGGGATCCATGattgtttttcaaaaacataTAAAGAAGGTGGCATTAGAGGTCTCTATAGGGGTGTAGGTACGTGTTTGTATTAATCTGCTTGTGTCTGTCTTGGATTGGTAATTTAGTATTGTATTTCATTGTTGTGTTGATATTGTAGACCTCTTATGTTAATCATGGCCACAGCTCCAACACTCTTTGGAATATTCCCATATGCTGGTTTAAAGTTCTATGTCTATGAGGAAATGAAGCGTCATGTCCCTGAGGAGCACAAGAAAAGTATCATGGCGAAACTCACATGTGGATCCGTGGCCGGTTTATTGGGTCAGACCTTCACATATCCTCTTGAAGTTGTCAGGAGGCAAATGCAGGTAATTCACTTTATCTGATCGTCCAGAAATTATGTATGTAAATCGTGTAACATGATACTAAGTTGACACTGCTCGACTAGGTTCAAAATCGCGGGGCATCTAATGAAGCCGAATTGAAGGGGACTTTGAGATCTGTTGTTTTGATTGCTCAAAAGCAAGGGTGGAAGACCTTGTTTTCAGGGCTGAGTATCAATTACATAAAGGTGGGAAGAATAATAACACATTAAAGCAACTAACACTCTAAAACCATTATGTAATAATTAAgcattgtttattttttcttctgtaATTCAGGTTGTTCCATCTGCAGCCATTGGGTTCACAGTTTATGACAGTATGAAATCATTTCTGAGAGTACCGTCAAGAGATGAAGCAGCAGTTGAAGTGGTAACTAACAAAAGAATCACCCAACCATCCTCACAGTACTAATAAGCTCTTCTAACTCCTAACAGGCTTCAAACTGGCTTCTTCTTCCCATTCTATTCACATTATTCCTAACATATTATTTTAGATGCACAATGCATTCTTACAGATTGTACAGAGAGATAGAGGTCACTATACCAAGAAACCATACCTTGATTCAGATCTCATTGATTTCGTTAATTAGACAGTAAAAACTATGTAATGTTTGACATATAGTCACATCCATTCACTGTATTTGGTTTATTTTGAGCAACCACTGAATTTCTCTATTACcttctaaattatatttggCTATTTTAGTTCTCAGTTCAACAAGAAATGATCAATGAGATATCCACAGAAACTTATTCAACATTGCAACATGCTCATGCTTATGGGAAAAGAGGAAAGGCAAATTATACGTGTTACTATTTCTTAAATGATATTGGGAAAGTATAGGCTCGCAAATAAAGGGGAACAAATAAAAGGCTTGCTAGTTAGCCTTTGATACTTAGAAAACTTCATACTTTGAATTTTACAACTAATTA
This region of Cicer arietinum cultivar CDC Frontier isolate Library 1 chromosome 8, Cicar.CDCFrontier_v2.0, whole genome shotgun sequence genomic DNA includes:
- the LOC101503363 gene encoding mitochondrial carrier protein CoAc2; translation: MANQREDMLDHVPLFAKELLAGGLAGGFAKTVVAPLERVKILFQTRRTEFHSTGLSGSVSRIFKTEGVLGFYRGNGASVARIIPYAALHYMSYEEYRRWIVLTFPNVWKGPTLDLMAGSLSGGTAVLFTYPLDLIRTKLAYQVVSPTKLNVSGMVNNEQVYRGIHDCFSKTYKEGGIRGLYRGVAPTLFGIFPYAGLKFYVYEEMKRHVPEEHKKSIMAKLTCGSVAGLLGQTFTYPLEVVRRQMQVQNRGASNEAELKGTLRSVVLIAQKQGWKTLFSGLSINYIKVVPSAAIGFTVYDSMKSFLRVPSRDEAAVEVVTNKRITQPSSQY
- the LOC101504024 gene encoding uncharacterized protein gives rise to the protein MKGVYWFLVVSVVIAAWIPLSHCSKKPVGIARKEDIPYIKCQVCEILAKQLYQQVQNKKAEISPKKISEYQIIEIAENVCNLKKVEADWILRIDIVEKEDRLELEEHDSEGQCNSECKTIERACQDVMGYSDTDVAEYLYSSKPDIDSLIKYLCKDLSKACNTKPPPVPKDRTPGEPFVAKSSKEAEMEKLLKSMEGMPGAPGMKMYSRDDLMKNNFGAENDDDDDDDEDEVDDEADFPSKLGKVLRSKENKKGDWKQKIRKGIVDTSATLKKHATKVSSHIRQWWKGKKTTSSKKSSKSEL
- the LOC101503702 gene encoding uncharacterized protein, with amino-acid sequence MEVTGLVPLVGENYDVKMKNSMQDILSEISKESPNFSHFVDAFYELMQAKVDPPFEVIWVYAAIKFGYQNFEKGDTLDRILSAKGLFQLLSSCSVSAGASKSVALLAPVVFVVQKVVLELFGKELKLKREKKAMREVKSLVDVVLGYMSICCSEISDEENFDLVLGFTNLACLWVGKNDGFESLLPLVSSDVCGWLCAREFDVGYLAGAVFMEVFFLKLCLSFHLELSRDELEINLKSWIVGSITSFQNVYFLEILMRTTLETPLPLISILKPEDEILLRTVLFDAVLLVEYPFLYQNATHIKNLTLTRLITTHEAVEYFRELDQNRVISYIKAFSSSNIPSQIVKLVTSQNGLDEKAGAPNGLSPKGLINWLLSLESRGLFVFEDDILKSHAKLSLDISHTEQPTGALDSKITDDGLFYVDNVGEEENRAEEDKQNNTISDAFVAAAQTMKSNDNESRKRKSKSKRKKIKFVKYDLLQNSVGVKAGTSAPTNDSSSGESEVEDPNSDSDSDS
- the LOC101503035 gene encoding probable protein arginine N-methyltransferase 1.2, encoding MGRRKNKNQNNEEDRNMAMNNNNNNQNHLRFQDADEVIEDAAETSNLDQSMCGCDLDDSDGKTSADYYFDSYSHFGIHEEMLKDSVRTKTYQNVIYQNRFLFKNKVVLDVGAGTGILSLFCAKAGAEHVYAVECSDMADMAKEIVETNGYSKVITVLKGKIEELELPVPKVDIIISEWMGYFLLFENMLNSVLYARDKWLVDGGIVLPDIASLYLTAIEDKDYKEDKIEFWNNVYGFNMSCIKKQALMEPLVDTVDQNQIATNCQLLKTMDISKMSSGDCSFTAPFKLVAARDDFIHALVAYFDVSFTKCHKLMGFSTGPRSRATHWKQTVLYLEDVLTICEGETIVGSMTVAPNKKNPRDVDIMLKYSLNGRRCNASRVQYYKMR